acacattgttatttaagTAGAGGAGATCAACTGATatatttttatgcaaatgaggacctcatttgcataatgaattagaaacatttatgataggtcACTCGTTCAGagatcacctttcttgttaacagcaatgccctacaaacatcaATCGCGTAAAACGATCTTCATACCTACAGCAATTATAGGCggaaggatagaacacaaatacaacacacctacaacaacaatcattaatacttataaacaataaaaccgtcgccatggcaatattttttattgccacatttatttacattttcCACACATCGTACGATCGTATTTTTCCATGAGGATTGCAAAGTTGTTGTGATTCTTGGTacacacaggggtaggcagcctGCTCAGAAAGTAGCGCCCTGCGGGATTTGAGTTTGGAACTAAGTGGCGCTAAACAAAATATAAATGCGTGGCGCAACTGGGCAAACGGGCACTTAGAACCTTGACGAAGCATTGCTCTTTTCATAATGATCATTCACTTTTTTAACGAACCGAGTGTGTTTGGGAGAACTGAGTACACTTTGTCCAATGTAAAAGATTTAACTATGGATTAATTACCATTggtgacaatgatagaatttagtacataatacaataatagaCAGAATGTAATGCGCTGTTGATTGGAGTTAAAGCGATATGTATTTTGTTTGCATCCACAGAGCGATTGGTGCCTGGCCGTGTTACTCCCTGCCCAACAGAAAGATCCTAGACTGCTCGGACCCGTTtctcaccagtgcaggtagatcCATGTTCTGCAATACCGTGGGCACAGTGTACAATCCAAGCTACTCTGGATACCGGGTCAGTATCTATTATGTTATATATTGTGCTTCATGGGTTTTTGGTGGTCCTGTATAACTGAGACATCCTTGAAAGGTGTGTGAGAGCAACGAATATTTCTATATAACAAAAACGTGAATaactaactagagttcggagacctcataccaaAGCAACATTTAAAAATATTCGAGGATTTATTGTTCTTGACGCCTTTCTGATGATTTGCACAATAGGCATCTTATTGTGTGCAACTCTATCTGAGCTAAACGCATTCCAAACACAttaacacacgcacgcacacgcaaacactcacacatacacacaaacacacgcacaagcacgcacaggcacacacacactcgcacacacacacacacacacacacacacacacacacacacacacacacacacacatacacacacacatacacacacaaacccacatacacatacacatacacatacacacagacacatacacacacacacaccacaataAACAATacgtccatttttcatggaggtataagcTGGCACACTTACGTTAGAAGACTGGTAGGGAGCAAAACATTCTGGCAGCTTGTCACTtcatgccattttttttaaatttctaggGGTGCCAAATCTATCTGACGTAAGTACAGGCACAAGAGCTAGCCCCTATAGGCCTACAAAGCCCTGCAACTTATCCTAATCCATTCTAAACTCAAGTTTATCCTCCTTAAGTCAAATTTTAAGAAGTATCTGATTGTTTTCTTACAGCTCTACCAGCTTACTATCAGTTCGTCGTCAAGCAATCCGATTTGGGTAAACTACGGAAACCCCCATTTAAATTTTGGATTCTTCCAAGCTTTCGTCGACAGACCGAATGTAGCGTTTACCAGTGAATTCGGCGTGACTAAAACCCCCAAGAGGGTCTTCGTGTCCACTACTGCCTACTTGTGGGAACTGCGCTTATAGGCCGTTTTAAAAGAAACTGCCAAGGTCGATCCGCTCAGCAAAGTAATGTTAACCGTCAGTCAGTCCAAAGATAGCAATCTGCAATACTTCTTTCATGTACATGCCTTGTAGCATTGTAGCAGCAGTCTGTAAACATTGATCTATTTAGGACTTTTAAGCAACACATCCTAAAATTATGTATCTATCTGCTTTCATTTATAATGTACTGTAGTTATATAGTTATAGTTTCATTAGTTATACTTGAATAGAAATTAGCCTAGCGTGACAAGCTGGTTTAACATAACAAGGGAGATCAAAATGTAGATGTTATGTTCTTAGATTATTAATGCAGTACTTATTGGTAAAATTATCTGTATACTTTGGTAAGtagatttggaattttttgtaATTTACCGTATAAAACATATTGAAATATTGGCATTATTCCACTGGTGGCAAGGTATTAATTTGGTTGTATCAATTTGCACATACTACTAGTAGACGTATATAAAATTTTATTCATATTAAGAGTAGAGGTTGCTGACATTGTAGACTGATAAATGAGTCGATGTCATTACACAGTTTTTCTGATCACAAACACAACTTATGTTCCCGCATTTTATGTATAAGATCTGAAGTGGCTTGGTTGACTCACGATTGTGGATATCTTATATTTGCTCCAGCTTTTTGTCCACCTATTGCTTTTGAATAAAggtattttgggaaaaaaacacCCGATCTCGCATGTGTAACAATGATAATGTATATAATGGACACAAAATGGAGACtaaccagtgtgtgtgtgtgtgtgtgtgtgtgtgtgtgtgtgtgtgtgtgtgtgtgtgtgtgtgtgtgtatgtatgtgtatgtgtgtgtgtgtgtgtgtgtgtgagaggtTTGGGTGCGGGTGTCGGTTGATGATCTTCTGACCACATCTTCGACCTTCCGTGACAGGAAAACACGCATCCAAACACATGATAAATCTGCTGTTTCGTGGCACTACCCTCTCTGTTACTGATGTAGTGCTACAGTGTGAATTTCTTTCCCCACTAGTTGCATTTCCGCGGCATTGTTACATTTTGCCAGTTACATTATTGCTGTAAGCAACTCCTGTCAGTCATNNNNNNNNNNNNNNNNNNNNNNNNNNNNNNNNNNNNNNNNNNNNNNNNNNNNNNNNNNNNNNNNNNNNNNNNNNNNNNNNNNNNNNNNNNNNNNNNNNNNATTTAGACATGAGGCATCTGAGACAATGTTACAATTGTAAGAACAGTATTGTACATGAATCAATGAGTCATCATATACAGTGGGTGCAGTGTCAACTAGAGGTGCACATAGATGTAGTCTGGCTTGGAAACAGGAGATAATGCCGGCTGTAGGCGTATCAGCAATAGTCGTATAGtcttatggataaactaaacttttaCCAACCAACActaaaattgattgggacttaccaaaattttcagccgactccctcagccttgttcacggaatggacccgtctgctgtagcttccggacgtgacgtcggagacacgtgactgcagcagagggtcgtaaatgccagataacctgtgtcgccccccgtctggGGTAAGTTCCAATCAATTTTAGTCTGGGTTAGTTAAAGTtaagtttatccataatgtcattcaccaacacggatgaactttcatgctaagtctTATAGTCTGTTTATTTAGTTCCTAGTAGGTACAAGGATACCCCATTGATTGGTTCTCATGAATTATAcgatatttttgtcaattttgaacTTTCTCACAAGTTTACAGCCTACCATAATTCTTAATGCAAGCTCATATACATTTAATAGTCTTAAGCTGGTTATTACTtcattcttgtacatgtatattctgttAATGTTAGTTTCTTCAGGTACAAAGATACCATGGGAAGCGAGATTGGTGTAGGCAAGCTATGTTCTCTGGGCTCCAGCAGTGTCAATGATCATGCCTGTAGGTTTTCTTCAATGTGTGTACTCATCTCTCTGCTGGAAAACAGTCAAATTGATCACAAATGGCGTACacaattactctccaagcagaggttgaatcgcacAGATATAGTAGACGTCGGAAAACATGGGTGTAAGAAGAGCGCCAGTGTAATtcttccgactactactatatctgcgcgattcaacctctgcttggagagtaacagtTTGTCCCCTTAAgtgtatttgtttttaaatggacagagctcgaaatactggtcacatgtgcacccaaaattggagctgtgcacctaattttttacTGTTATGCAGAATATTATTAAAGCAAGTATCAGAAAAAGCAATAAAACctgttgtatatgtatgtcgtttaatatattatgtatgtaaaatatgtaaGTAGGCTGTGTTGTGCAACAATTtttaatatatacaatataagcTGCATTGCTTATTATTAATATAGACCACTCTTAGTTTGAAAGGCTGCCACTAAGACTTCCAGATAGTCCTGCAGAGAAGCAATCAATTGCTTGAGGGCGCTTTCTATCAAGCATTGTGCGATTCTAGAACAGGAGTTGTACCACACTGTGCACTTCCAGTCATTCACAAACTATCCTCTCCCACAATTTCATTCTCATCATCATTTGAGGCTGCattgccagcttttttaaaaagcatttcttCTGTATACCTATGTTTCTAGGCTAGTTGCACCAGTCTAGTGCATGCACCTATTCCTAAAACTGAAATTCGAGTGCTGTCATGCTGACAGATGACCATACTCCTACATGAGTTCTCATCCCAATGCTGGAGATTACCATTGGTCACAATGATCACAATTTTGTCCTTTGATGTATTTTCATATGGACAGAGACGTGACTTCGGAGCTGCTCTGTGCGCACACAGTTGGTTTTACGACTGTGTGGATCTTCTTGTGTCTGAGCAGAACATATCTCCGAGCTGTCCCAAAGCCACACTCCCCACAGATATAAGGTTGCTCACCCGTGTGCTTTGTCATGTGTTCGTCCAAGGAAGACTTTCTcgaagcagaatagtcgcatagAGCACAAACGTAGGGCTTTACTCCTGTGTGGGTCTTCGTGTGTCTGGATAGACAAGACCTGTCGTCGGTCCTGTACTCGCATTCcccacacttgaagggtttctcaccggtgtgtttgatCAAGTGGTCGTCCAAGGCggttttctgtgctgcagaatagtcgcactgatcgcacttgtaaggtttttctcctgtgtgagtttttatgtgtcgggataagtgagactttttCGCTGTCCTGTAATTGCATTCCGtacatatgtagggtttctcatctgAGTGCTTTGCTAGATGCTTGTCGAAAGCGCCTTGGTCGCAGTTGTAGGGATTTTCCCCTGTATGTATTTGCATGTAATCTAATAAGTGAGGGTTTGGGCCATATTCTGCAGACATGTAAGGGTTATTACTGGCATGTTTTGCTTTGTGTTTATCCAAGGAGGACTTTTTAaatgcagaatagtcgcattcatcacacttgaagggtttttctcctgtgtggacCCTTATATGTCTTGTTAGGTTAGACCttatagctgtcctgtacccacattcccagCACacgtagggtttctctccggtgtggTTGGCTAGATGAATGTCCAGATTATATTTCTGTgccgcagaatagtcacactggtcacacttgaagggtttctcttcTGCATGAATCCTCCTGTGTCTAGATAGGTCGCCCTTTTTAGcagtcctgaacccacactccccacacaagtagggtttctcgcctgtgtgttTTGCCATGTGAATGTCCAAGCTGGCTTTCGCTGCTGCAGCATAGTCACAGTGTTCACATTTGTGAGGTTTCTTACCggtatgagttttcatgtgtcggTACAGAGAAGACCTGTCGCCAGTGCTgtaaccacactcctcacaAACATGgcatttctcacctgtgtgtctTGCCATGTGGCTGTTCAAAGCGGCTTTCTGTgccgcagaatagtcacacaggttaCACTTGTACGGCTTTACCCCTGTATGTGTTCTCTTGTGTAGATACAGGGATTGCCTATGCcgtgtcctgtacccacactccccgcacatgtagggtttctcgccggtgtgttttgctTGGTGCATGTCCAAACTGTCTTTCTGCtgtgcagaatagtcacactggtcacacttgtagggcctttctcctgtatgagttctcttGTGTCGGGTTAGGACATACCGGTGGCGTGTCGTGAACCCACACTCCACACAAATGAATGATTTATCAGTATCACTATTTTCTGTGATCAAAACTGGGTCTACATGTGGTGATGGTGTATTGTCAGTAGACATCCTAAGGTTCCCATCGAATGTTCCCTCGTATGGAAATTGTTCTTCCCTGTCCTGCTGCCAGCTCATGTCTGCTGTCCTGTTCTGAAATACGGTTTCATCATGATCAAGATACTCTGTTTGTGGGGAATCAGTCTTCTCAATCTTCACATGAAACGTTTCCTGGCATGAAGCTTGTTCTTCCCTGTCCTGCTCCcagcccatgtctgttgtcttgttttgaagCGAGACTTCATCATAATTGCGATCCTCAACATGTGGGGACAAGGAATCAGTCTTCTCCATCTTCACAACAAATGTTTCCTCAGATGAAGCTTGTTCATCTCTGGCATGCTGCTGCCTCATGTCTGTTGACTCTCTGCTGTTTATCTCATTCCCAGGATGTCCAGAACACCCATCTTCAGTAGAACTTTCACAGCTTGGATCGGCCATATCTTTCCTGTTGTGGGAcatcaaaataaagaagaattCAAAGTTAAACTTGGTGTAAAGCTCTGACAGAATAAAcgggataaaacagatgacacAGTGTAGGGCTCTCTAAAAGGTAGTAAATGACAGCAAACGGATTGTTCCTCaggatttacatgtatatgacatttTTGAAGCCCTTGAAGTTGAAGGTTTTGACTTTCCTCTGTAAACATAATATAAATCTACAGCCTACCAGACTTCTTTCTACTAGTGCATGGTGTTGAGACCTCACCTACACGTAtattaaggttagggttaggttcaTTTTtagtctttatttattcatttattaggattctccatatacaatgacaatggagggtatggcaaAACAGAAAGCCGCcaaacacacatgttcgcacatgtttacacacgatgGGTGTTTTAATTTTATCTTTTGTAACTTTGATTACCCtctgttgatttttgtcaacGTAAATAATACGGTTCAATCATTTCAGAAAAGCGAGAGAAAATTACCCGCTTTAATTATAAAGATTATGTCCTCATTATCATAGTAAGTAATTATTTCGAAAAATTTGGTCGcaacatacatattttttttcccTTATAGGGGACGCAAATACTgcctaacactagtaacagcgACATGGAGTAGCATTACACTACCATATAAACATAACTTATACCCCGACTAGTTGTCCacaatggtactgcagcatagcaTAGGAACTGAAAATGTACGTGGACAATTGACAAACTACTTTCGTCACATTTCTAGGACAGCctgtacaaaacacacaaaaatctcCACACATTTCTTTGTTCCCATAATATCTTATATAGTAACAAAAGCAGGTTTGGACCAATTAGACCTCAGAAATATCTGTGCATACatcttagacaaaatataataattttgcccccctccccaatcgaTCATGATCACACCCTCCACTGAGCACGTAAAGTTGTCTGAAAGATGAAAGGGTTTTGAGATTATAGGTGTGAAATTACGGGTACAGAGACTTAATAAAGCAGTTGACACTCTTACCTCGACCGTGTTGTCTCGAAGTATCGTTAAAATCGCGTCCAACtggagagagggcggtacaccAAGAAACAAGCCGTACAAAATGGCGAACCTGCCACACAAGGGTCAACAAAGGTTTAAAGGTCAAAGTTGGCAGACCTGATTATCCAACTCACTCCGATTGTGAAAACAGATACCGTATAATGACTATAATCAGTGAAGCGTCAGAATATTTGAAGTAGAAACTATTTAGAAATTAGATTTCCTTCACATTATTCAGGTATTCTCTTTTTTGGGCCGAGGATGTGTTTTTcggtatttttgtcatcatgTCCCTATTTCACATATGATGCTAGACTCGATATGCTGACTTAATCTATAGATACTCCTAAAGCACaatggaaaaggatgaagaaagagTGAATGCAGTTATAGGACTTTTCagagacta
This genomic stretch from Branchiostoma floridae strain S238N-H82 chromosome 13, Bfl_VNyyK, whole genome shotgun sequence harbors:
- the LOC118428679 gene encoding zinc finger protein 84-like, translated to QKISLDFHIASRHSGANPHMCGKCGYSTHLKSNLNNHMRTHMGVKPYKCDQCDFSSAHKSQKCHLDQHLAKHMGEKPYMCGECGYRTAWKSNLSRHMVWSNHSTAALQRVRVAFHDALKIMTSQPRSTSNSWLFALLRLDTFDARRRKLTHSFATRLLASENDIVRALACSDAVSTRVKPYKCNLCDYSAAQKAALNSHMARHTGEKCHVCEECGYSTGDRSSLYRHMKTHTGKKPHKCEHCDYAAAAKASLDIHMAKHTGEKPYLRIHAEEKPFKCDQCDYSAAQKYNLDIHLANHTGEKPYVCWESQKTALDDHLIKHTGEKPFKCGECEYRTDDRSCLSRHTKTHTGVKPYVCALCDYSASRKSSLDEHMTKHTGEQPYICGECGFGTARRYVLLRHKKIHTVVKPTVCAQSSSEVTSLSI